In Anaerolineales bacterium, a genomic segment contains:
- a CDS encoding DUF4256 domain-containing protein: protein MGLSKDQRKELLSLVKARFETHLKRHPKIEWASVQAKLEANPSALHALYEMERTGGEPDVVGYDAATGEYLIYDCSPESPQGRRSLCYDDDALEARKANKPTGSAVGAAAAMGIVLLTEGEYRALQRLGEFDTKTSSWVKTPVAIRERGGAIFADYRYGAVFIYHNGADSYYAARGFRGVLRV, encoded by the coding sequence ATGGGATTGTCAAAAGATCAGCGGAAGGAACTCCTCAGCCTTGTGAAAGCCCGTTTTGAGACCCACCTGAAACGCCACCCTAAAATCGAATGGGCGAGCGTCCAAGCAAAGCTAGAGGCAAATCCTAGTGCGCTGCACGCGCTTTATGAGATGGAACGAACGGGTGGTGAGCCGGATGTTGTCGGTTATGATGCGGCAACGGGCGAGTATCTCATCTATGATTGTTCGCCAGAAAGTCCACAGGGTCGCCGCAGCCTGTGTTATGACGACGACGCGCTGGAGGCACGGAAAGCGAATAAACCAACAGGCAGCGCGGTGGGGGCAGCAGCCGCTATGGGCATTGTTCTTTTGACCGAAGGCGAATACCGGGCATTGCAAAGGCTTGGGGAGTTTGATACAAAAACCTCAAGTTGGGTAAAAACGCCAGTGGCAATTAGAGAACGTGGCGGCGCCATTTTTGCCGATTACCGCTATGGTGCGGTATTCATCTATCACAATGGCGCGGACTCATACTATGCGGCGAGGGGGTTTCGCGGCGTGCTAAGGGTCTGA
- a CDS encoding glycerol-3-phosphate dehydrogenase/oxidase produces the protein MIHRSERWERLKTTAWDVLVIGGGITGAGILHQAARLGLRASLIERRDFAWGTSSRSSKMVHGGLRYLKTGDVQLTYESVRERGALLNAAPGLVEELGFLIATYAGDTPGALAYRAGLSLYDVMATGERRHTAHSHYSAEEFLMLAPHLRREGLLGGFRYVDAQTDDARLVMRVLNDADARGALALNYCAAERLIREGGRVVGVNTLEGATGEEAPIRARVVIAATGAWADDLRGQVGAAAKIRPLRGSHLVIPAWRLPVAQVVSFAHPLDGRPVFVYPWEGVTLIGTTDVDHHDDLRAEPRISPEEVSYLLAGALWQFPAAGVTLDDVIGTWAGVRPVVGTGKADPSKESRDYAVWDEEGLITVTGGKLTTFRLMALDALAAAHRYLPDMPEPDRAAPPIDPNPPMPTEDDLAAIPLSVAQVERIMGRYSTHALEIFGFIAAHPEEAEPIPGTLSLWAELRHSAHCESVQHLDDLLLRRTRIGMLLPRGGVDHLPRIRAVCQRELGWDDGRWAAEEAAYQELWAAHYSVPDRALISDPATLLRGIVRAKKKNPLPLLSAFAVLIGVLGVWLLLRPQRG, from the coding sequence ATGATCCACCGCAGCGAACGTTGGGAACGCTTGAAAACGACGGCATGGGATGTGCTGGTCATTGGCGGCGGGATCACTGGCGCAGGCATTCTTCACCAAGCGGCACGGTTGGGATTGAGGGCTTCGCTCATCGAACGGCGTGATTTTGCGTGGGGGACGAGCAGCCGATCCTCAAAGATGGTTCACGGCGGGCTGCGCTATCTGAAAACAGGCGATGTGCAGTTAACCTACGAGAGCGTCCGCGAACGAGGGGCATTGCTGAACGCCGCGCCCGGGCTGGTAGAAGAACTCGGCTTTCTGATCGCCACCTACGCGGGCGATACACCGGGGGCGCTTGCCTACCGCGCCGGACTATCCCTTTACGATGTCATGGCAACGGGCGAAAGACGTCACACCGCCCACAGTCATTACAGCGCAGAAGAATTCCTCATGCTTGCCCCCCATCTGCGTCGCGAGGGGCTGCTTGGCGGCTTTCGCTATGTAGACGCCCAAACGGACGACGCCCGCCTTGTCATGCGCGTGCTGAACGATGCCGACGCACGGGGAGCGTTGGCGCTCAACTACTGCGCCGCCGAACGCCTGATCCGTGAAGGCGGGCGGGTCGTTGGGGTGAATACCCTTGAGGGTGCGACGGGCGAAGAAGCGCCGATTCGCGCCCGTGTTGTCATTGCGGCGACAGGGGCTTGGGCGGATGATCTGCGCGGGCAAGTTGGCGCGGCAGCGAAAATCCGCCCCCTGCGGGGAAGTCACCTTGTCATTCCCGCGTGGCGTTTGCCAGTGGCGCAAGTGGTCAGTTTTGCCCACCCGCTGGATGGTCGCCCCGTCTTTGTCTACCCCTGGGAGGGTGTCACCCTCATCGGGACAACCGATGTTGACCATCACGACGATCTGCGGGCAGAACCGCGAATCAGCCCGGAGGAGGTGAGCTACCTCTTAGCCGGAGCGCTGTGGCAGTTCCCCGCTGCGGGGGTGACTCTGGACGATGTGATTGGGACATGGGCGGGCGTCCGCCCCGTCGTAGGGACGGGGAAAGCCGATCCCTCGAAGGAATCCCGCGATTATGCCGTTTGGGACGAGGAGGGGCTGATCACCGTCACGGGCGGCAAGCTGACGACCTTCCGTCTCATGGCGCTGGATGCCCTCGCCGCTGCCCACCGCTACCTTCCCGACATGCCCGAACCAGATCGCGCCGCGCCGCCCATCGATCCTAACCCGCCCATGCCCACCGAGGATGATTTAGCTGCGATACCTCTTTCGGTAGCGCAGGTTGAACGGATTATGGGGCGTTACAGCACGCACGCACTGGAAATCTTCGGCTTTATCGCCGCCCACCCGGAGGAAGCTGAGCCGATCCCCGGCACACTGTCTCTGTGGGCAGAACTGCGCCATTCGGCACACTGCGAGTCCGTTCAGCACCTTGATGATCTCTTGCTGCGACGGACGCGGATTGGGATGCTCCTGCCGCGTGGGGGCGTCGATCACCTGCCGCGTATTCGGGCGGTTTGCCAGCGTGAGTTAGGGTGGGACGATGGGCGATGGGCGGCGGAAGAAGCCGCCTATCAGGAGTTATGGGCGGCTCATTACAGCGTCCCGGATCGCGCCCTGATCTCCGATCCTGCCACGCTGCTGAGGGGCATTGTGCGGGCGAAAAAGAAAAACCCTCTGCCGCTGCTCAGCGCGTTTGCCGTGCTTATCGGCGTGTTGGGGGTGTGGCTGCTGCTCCGCCCTCAGCGGGGGTAG
- a CDS encoding DUF167 domain-containing protein gives MTTRKDDHKFSNAKLGAAFAVRLVTRAQRDEVVGVQEDGTLKIRLTAPPTDGQANAALIAFLASRLGVPEKAVEIIAGHDHRDKMISIEGVTTADIDERLRPDPGVSDSD, from the coding sequence ATGACGACGCGCAAGGACGACCATAAGTTTTCTAATGCCAAGCTGGGCGCCGCGTTCGCCGTGCGGTTGGTAACACGCGCCCAACGGGATGAAGTGGTTGGTGTTCAGGAGGACGGCACATTGAAAATCCGGCTGACTGCCCCGCCAACCGATGGGCAGGCAAATGCCGCTCTGATCGCCTTCCTTGCCTCGCGTTTGGGCGTTCCCGAAAAAGCCGTTGAGATCATCGCCGGACACGACCACCGCGACAAAATGATCTCCATCGAAGGGGTGACTACCGCCGACATTGACGAGCGTCTGCGCCCCGATCCGGGCGTCTCGGATTCGGATTAG
- a CDS encoding YggT family protein: protein MGGLINLIQVFFFLFNLLILARVLMSYINPDPTLNQAYKIVYNLTEPILAPVRRMLPQRGMIDFSPLAVLVGSFVIQALLISLIRALF from the coding sequence ATGGGTGGACTGATCAACCTGATTCAGGTGTTTTTTTTCCTGTTCAATCTGCTCATCTTAGCGCGGGTGCTGATGAGTTATATCAATCCCGATCCAACGCTGAACCAAGCGTACAAGATCGTCTATAATTTAACCGAACCGATTCTTGCCCCCGTCCGGCGGATGCTTCCCCAACGAGGGATGATCGATTTCAGCCCACTCGCCGTTTTGGTGGGGTCGTTTGTAATTCAGGCATTGTTGATTTCCCTCATACGCGCACTTTTCTGA
- a CDS encoding FAD-binding oxidoreductase, with translation MTRRWNGWGDDSVNPPLHGLDLITRLVGSPVRLKDATLGDVLRTVPPSRLPAHALIKTDPEIRLRHARGQSFPDWVALRSGEIGVFPDGVAFPESADEVAALLRFARDHGVWVIPYGGGTSVVGHINPRREDAAAAPILTLSLARLNRLQGLDRDSQIATFGAGANGVEVESQLRAAGYTLGHFPQSWEYSTIGGWVAARSSGQQSLYYGRIERLFAGGRVETPIGRLDLPVFPASAAGIDLREIVLGSEGRLGVLTDAAMRVMPLPEREVFTGVFFPDFAAGMAAARSIVQAGVPLSMLRLSNPTETLTNLALAGREQLIALIESVLGRLGISAGKCLLLMAATGQNRLVRAALAEAGAWCRKHGGVSLGRVGRLFGSTWRKGRFRTPYLRNTLWESGYAVDTLETATTWANVPATMKGIEDAIRPALSDVGERVHVFTHLSHVYPHGASIYTTYVFRPSLNHEETLRRWFALKDAASRVIMARGATISHQHGVGLDHTPYLKAEKGVLGLQAMGTLFATFDPEGLMNPGKLLP, from the coding sequence ATGACGCGCCGTTGGAATGGTTGGGGGGATGATTCGGTTAATCCCCCGCTGCACGGACTCGATCTGATCACCCGTCTTGTGGGGTCGCCTGTGCGCCTGAAGGATGCCACATTGGGCGATGTGCTGCGAACCGTCCCTCCCTCGCGCCTTCCCGCCCACGCCCTGATCAAGACCGATCCTGAGATTCGCCTGCGCCATGCGCGGGGGCAAAGCTTCCCGGACTGGGTAGCGCTCCGTTCGGGGGAAATCGGCGTTTTTCCTGATGGCGTAGCCTTCCCCGAAAGCGCCGATGAGGTGGCAGCGCTCCTCCGGTTTGCCCGTGATCACGGCGTGTGGGTGATTCCCTACGGCGGGGGGACAAGCGTCGTTGGGCATATCAATCCTCGCCGTGAGGATGCCGCCGCCGCACCCATTCTGACGCTTTCGTTGGCGCGGTTGAACCGCCTTCAGGGGCTTGATCGGGACTCTCAGATTGCCACCTTTGGGGCGGGGGCGAACGGCGTTGAGGTTGAATCGCAACTGCGGGCAGCGGGCTACACACTGGGGCATTTCCCGCAGTCGTGGGAATATTCCACCATTGGTGGGTGGGTTGCCGCCCGTTCCAGCGGTCAGCAGTCCCTCTACTATGGGCGGATTGAGCGGCTCTTTGCCGGCGGGCGGGTGGAAACCCCCATTGGGCGGCTTGACCTTCCCGTTTTTCCCGCCTCGGCAGCAGGGATAGACCTCCGTGAGATCGTTTTAGGATCAGAGGGGCGTTTGGGGGTGCTTACCGATGCCGCCATGCGCGTGATGCCGCTGCCCGAACGGGAGGTGTTCACTGGCGTGTTCTTCCCCGATTTTGCCGCAGGGATGGCGGCGGCGCGGAGCATTGTTCAAGCGGGTGTCCCCCTCTCCATGCTCCGGCTGAGCAACCCAACGGAGACGCTGACAAACCTTGCCCTTGCCGGACGGGAGCAGCTTATTGCCCTGATTGAGAGCGTCTTAGGTCGGTTGGGAATCAGCGCGGGAAAATGTCTTTTGCTTATGGCAGCTACCGGACAAAACCGCCTTGTACGGGCAGCCCTTGCCGAAGCTGGCGCATGGTGTCGCAAACACGGCGGTGTCTCATTGGGGCGTGTGGGGCGGCTCTTTGGCTCAACATGGCGCAAAGGGCGTTTCCGCACGCCCTACTTGCGTAACACCCTTTGGGAAAGCGGTTACGCAGTGGATACCCTTGAGACAGCGACGACGTGGGCGAACGTCCCCGCGACGATGAAAGGAATTGAGGATGCTATTCGCCCTGCGCTCAGTGATGTGGGCGAGCGTGTCCATGTCTTTACCCACCTCTCCCATGTCTACCCGCATGGGGCAAGCATCTACACGACCTATGTCTTTCGTCCCTCCCTCAACCATGAGGAAACGCTCCGCCGCTGGTTTGCCCTGAAGGACGCCGCCAGCCGCGTGATCATGGCGCGGGGGGCAACGATCAGCCACCAACACGGCGTTGGACTGGATCACACTCCCTACCTAAAGGCGGAAAAAGGTGTTTTAGGTTTGCAGGCAATGGGAACTCTATTCGCCACCTTTGATCCAGAGGGGCTTATGAACCCCGGAAAGTTACTGCCATGA
- a CDS encoding 30S ribosomal protein S1, with product MDKSEREKQLRAEFEQLLEESLQAQKQPERGDIYPDAEIIQIDGKGDIIIGMGLKQDGIVPAQDLDHLDEDYKALLVIGAKVPVYVLSTRDAEGNLIVSISQGLQQHDWDEARRLHGTEDVVEVNITGHNRGGVLVRWRRLEGFIPTSHLLTMGAGGTDRRDSLGTLMGRTLGVKVIEVDQTRRRLIFSEREAQKEWRLQQKARLLSELMEGDVVKGLVTGLRDFGAFVNLGGADGLIHVSELAWHRVDHPKDVLRIGDEIEVYVLSLDRDTNRIALSRKRLLPDPWSDAMNRYHEGQQVEGTVTNVVEFGAFIALDDGLEGLLHLSEMGDGTLKEPHSYVKKSDRLGLRISRLEPDKRRVGFTQRWGVEQPIIEGMEGAEGGAILLPGETLLESVEGAEGAVLETPLASANGGAENGSNGHDDHNEMSEAAPDAEETEEQTGI from the coding sequence GTGGATAAGTCGGAACGTGAGAAGCAGTTGCGGGCGGAATTTGAGCAGTTATTGGAAGAATCGCTCCAAGCGCAAAAACAGCCAGAGCGTGGGGATATTTATCCCGACGCGGAGATCATCCAGATCGACGGCAAAGGCGACATTATTATTGGGATGGGTTTGAAGCAGGATGGCATTGTCCCTGCCCAAGACCTTGACCACCTTGACGAGGATTACAAGGCACTTCTCGTTATCGGGGCGAAAGTTCCGGTCTATGTGTTGAGTACCCGCGATGCCGAAGGCAATTTGATCGTCTCGATCAGCCAGGGCTTGCAACAACACGACTGGGACGAGGCGCGGCGCTTGCACGGCACAGAAGATGTCGTTGAGGTCAACATCACCGGACACAATCGCGGCGGTGTGCTTGTCCGTTGGCGGCGCTTGGAAGGGTTCATTCCCACCTCGCACCTGTTAACGATGGGCGCCGGTGGAACAGACCGCCGCGATTCGCTTGGGACGCTGATGGGGCGGACGTTGGGAGTGAAAGTGATCGAGGTCGATCAAACTCGCCGCCGCCTGATCTTCAGCGAACGCGAAGCACAGAAAGAATGGCGTTTGCAGCAGAAAGCACGGCTGCTTTCCGAATTGATGGAAGGTGACGTGGTGAAGGGGCTGGTCACCGGGCTGCGCGATTTTGGCGCGTTCGTCAATCTGGGTGGGGCAGATGGGTTGATCCATGTCAGCGAACTGGCGTGGCACCGCGTTGACCACCCGAAAGATGTCTTGCGCATTGGCGATGAGATTGAGGTGTATGTCCTCAGCTTGGATCGCGATACCAATCGTATTGCCCTCAGCCGCAAGCGCCTGCTGCCTGATCCTTGGTCGGATGCGATGAATCGCTACCACGAGGGGCAGCAGGTGGAAGGCACAGTGACGAACGTTGTTGAGTTTGGGGCGTTCATCGCCCTTGATGACGGGCTAGAGGGGCTGCTGCATCTCAGCGAGATGGGCGACGGCACACTCAAAGAGCCGCACAGCTATGTGAAGAAAAGTGATCGTCTGGGCTTACGCATCAGCCGTCTAGAGCCGGATAAGCGCCGTGTGGGGTTCACCCAACGGTGGGGTGTAGAGCAGCCGATCATCGAAGGGATGGAAGGTGCTGAAGGTGGCGCGATACTCCTCCCTGGTGAGACACTCTTAGAGAGTGTTGAAGGGGCAGAGGGGGCAGTGCTGGAAACACCCCTTGCCAGCGCGAACGGCGGGGCAGAAAACGGTAGTAATGGACATGACGATCATAACGAGATGTCCGAAGCCGCTCCTGATGCCGAGGAAACAGAAGAACAAACCGGCATTTAA
- a CDS encoding SCO family protein, translating into MRQWIARLWFGCLALVLIVSACNAPAAFPTSTPSTGVTTFDPPIILSAFTMTAADGSPADLATLKGHYTLLSFGYTHCPDVCPITLGYFTQIKAALAEDAAGLTILFVSVDGARDTPERLREYLNNFDKDFLGFTGDDAAARALIGQFGGQFTLNNGGGLRDNYTVDHTASSYLVNPQGEIIRKFSYGSEVEIVAKAIRQALKG; encoded by the coding sequence ATGCGTCAATGGATCGCCCGTCTGTGGTTTGGATGCCTTGCCCTTGTCCTCATCGTGAGCGCCTGCAACGCGCCCGCCGCATTCCCAACCAGCACACCTTCAACCGGGGTGACAACTTTCGACCCGCCGATTATCCTGAGCGCCTTCACGATGACCGCAGCCGATGGCAGCCCCGCCGATCTTGCCACGCTTAAGGGGCATTACACGCTTTTGTCCTTTGGCTACACCCATTGCCCCGATGTTTGCCCCATTACGCTTGGCTATTTCACCCAGATCAAAGCGGCGCTTGCCGAGGACGCCGCAGGGTTGACGATTCTGTTCGTCAGCGTTGATGGCGCACGGGATACGCCCGAACGTCTGCGCGAGTACCTGAACAACTTCGACAAAGACTTTCTTGGCTTCACCGGCGACGATGCTGCCGCACGAGCGCTGATCGGGCAGTTTGGCGGGCAGTTTACCCTGAACAACGGGGGGGGCTTGCGTGATAACTACACGGTGGATCATACCGCCTCGTCCTATCTGGTGAATCCGCAAGGGGAAATCATTCGTAAGTTTTCCTACGGGTCAGAGGTGGAAATTGTCGCCAAGGCAATCCGACAGGCGCTGAAAGGATGA
- the radA gene encoding DNA repair protein RadA, protein MAKPSSYFECSNCGKRSPRSMGRCSSCGEWNTFVEVMETPAEPTKKRGAGSAAGVGGSVLPHSTPQRLRDIPAEDDARWILPVPEFSRVLGGGIVPGSIVLVGGDPGIGKSTLLTQIAAVVAETVGKVLYVSGEESVRQIKMRAERLNVNAESLYLVTETNLEAILNHAQALQPHVMIVDSIQTTYSDDKPSSAGTVTQIRECTARLQAYAKNTGTCVFLVGHVTKEGVIAGPRVLEHIVDTVLYLEGDSFQAYRLLRSVKNRFGATSEVGVFEMRDSGMVEVTNPSEVFLAERLVNAPGSAIVVTMEGTRPLLVEVQALASETAYPNPRRTANGVDTNRLQLVTAVLARRVGIKLFNQDIFVNVIGGLAIDEPAADLAVAVAIASSVWDRPIPADIAIIGEIGLSGELRAVSQLSTRLREAAKLGFKRCLIPKTIRRGDPPPEGIVTIPVRRLIDALDTVLPREGRAKGGESKESSS, encoded by the coding sequence TTGGCAAAGCCGAGCAGCTACTTTGAGTGTTCCAACTGTGGGAAGCGCTCCCCCCGTTCGATGGGGCGCTGTTCTAGCTGCGGGGAGTGGAACACCTTTGTCGAGGTGATGGAAACGCCCGCCGAACCGACAAAAAAGCGCGGGGCGGGGAGCGCCGCTGGGGTGGGTGGGAGCGTGCTTCCCCACTCGACGCCGCAGCGCCTGCGGGACATCCCCGCCGAAGATGATGCACGGTGGATACTGCCTGTACCGGAATTCTCCCGCGTCCTCGGTGGCGGGATTGTGCCGGGGAGCATCGTCCTTGTCGGAGGTGATCCGGGCATTGGCAAATCAACCTTGCTAACCCAGATCGCGGCTGTGGTTGCCGAGACGGTGGGAAAAGTCCTCTATGTTTCTGGCGAAGAGAGCGTCCGCCAAATCAAAATGCGGGCAGAGCGCCTAAACGTCAATGCCGAGAGCCTCTACCTTGTCACCGAGACAAATCTTGAGGCAATCCTGAACCACGCCCAAGCCCTTCAACCCCATGTGATGATCGTTGATTCGATCCAGACCACCTACAGCGACGACAAGCCATCCTCCGCAGGGACGGTGACGCAGATCCGCGAATGTACAGCACGCTTGCAGGCATATGCCAAAAACACCGGCACATGCGTTTTTCTAGTGGGGCATGTGACCAAAGAAGGCGTCATTGCCGGACCCCGCGTTCTTGAACACATTGTCGATACCGTCCTCTATTTAGAAGGGGATTCCTTTCAGGCGTATCGCCTTTTGCGCAGCGTGAAAAACCGCTTTGGGGCAACCAGCGAAGTGGGCGTTTTTGAAATGCGCGATTCGGGCATGGTGGAGGTGACAAACCCTTCAGAGGTGTTCCTTGCCGAGCGCCTTGTGAACGCGCCGGGGTCGGCAATCGTTGTGACGATGGAAGGGACGCGCCCCCTCTTGGTAGAAGTGCAGGCGCTTGCCAGCGAGACGGCATATCCCAACCCCCGCCGCACCGCGAACGGGGTCGATACGAATCGCTTGCAGTTGGTGACAGCGGTACTGGCGCGGCGGGTGGGAATCAAGCTCTTTAATCAGGATATTTTCGTGAACGTGATCGGCGGCTTGGCAATTGACGAACCTGCCGCAGATTTGGCGGTTGCCGTCGCCATTGCCTCCAGTGTGTGGGATCGCCCTATCCCTGCCGACATTGCCATTATCGGGGAGATCGGCTTGAGCGGCGAACTCCGCGCCGTGAGCCAGCTTAGCACGCGCCTGCGTGAGGCGGCAAAATTGGGCTTTAAGCGCTGCCTGATCCCCAAAACAATCCGGCGCGGCGACCCTCCTCCCGAAGGAATTGTGACCATCCCTGTGCGGCGCTTGATCGACGCGCTGGATACCGTCTTACCCCGCGAAGGACGCGCCAAAGGGGGCGAATCTAAGGAGTCTTCCTCCTGA
- a CDS encoding MBL fold metallo-hydrolase yields the protein MKITFHGAAHEVTGSKHLIEVNGRRILLDCGLFQGKRSEAFDKNRKLPFDAAQIDVMVLSHAHTDHAGNIPMLVKNGFRGDIFCTGATQDLCGAMLLDSAHIQESDVKFTNKIRTREGLPPFKPLYTQEDAVKALKYLRSVGYERTVEILPGIALTFRDAGHMLGSAITSLTIEDREAGKDIQLVFSGDIGSPGAPILRDPSTIDEADVLIMESTYGDKDHESYDDAKAILQDVIGRTYARGGKVIIPSFAVGRAQELVYTLHQLTLEQKIPPMEIYVDSPLAVNVTGVFSNHPECYDEEIREFISGSAASRDPFGFRGLKYTRSADDSKALNGIDRPIVIISASGMAESGRILHHLRNNIEQKRNTILLVGFQAEHTLGRKLENHESPVSIFGEKFDVRAEIVRISGFSAHAGRTDLLNWAGAIKKKPRRTFLVHGEEKPLLSLKQGLTAEVGLEHIDLPTFGQSFTL from the coding sequence ATGAAGATTACCTTTCATGGGGCTGCCCACGAAGTGACGGGTAGCAAACACCTCATTGAGGTCAACGGGCGGCGCATCTTGCTGGACTGCGGCTTGTTTCAGGGCAAGCGCTCGGAAGCCTTTGATAAAAACCGCAAACTTCCCTTTGATGCGGCGCAGATCGATGTGATGGTTCTCTCCCACGCCCATACCGACCACGCCGGAAATATTCCTATGCTGGTAAAGAACGGCTTTCGGGGGGATATTTTCTGCACAGGGGCAACTCAAGACCTGTGCGGGGCAATGCTCCTCGACAGCGCCCACATTCAAGAGAGCGATGTCAAATTTACGAACAAGATTCGCACCCGTGAGGGACTGCCCCCCTTCAAACCGCTCTACACCCAAGAGGATGCGGTGAAGGCACTGAAATACCTGCGGAGTGTGGGCTACGAACGCACTGTTGAGATTTTGCCCGGAATCGCACTCACCTTTCGTGATGCTGGACATATGCTAGGGAGCGCCATTACCAGCCTGACCATCGAAGACCGTGAGGCGGGCAAAGACATTCAGTTGGTCTTTAGCGGCGATATTGGCTCACCCGGGGCGCCCATCCTGCGCGACCCATCGACCATTGATGAGGCGGATGTGCTGATTATGGAAAGCACCTACGGCGATAAAGATCACGAAAGCTATGACGATGCGAAAGCGATCCTCCAAGATGTGATCGGACGCACCTATGCACGGGGGGGCAAGGTGATCATCCCCTCCTTTGCCGTTGGACGGGCGCAAGAGCTTGTGTACACCCTACACCAACTCACCCTTGAGCAGAAAATCCCGCCGATGGAGATATATGTCGATAGCCCACTCGCCGTGAATGTCACCGGTGTGTTCAGCAACCACCCTGAATGTTATGATGAAGAAATCCGCGAATTCATTAGCGGCTCAGCCGCCAGCCGCGATCCCTTTGGGTTTAGGGGGTTGAAATACACGCGCTCGGCGGATGACAGCAAGGCGCTGAATGGGATTGATCGCCCCATTGTGATCATTAGCGCCAGTGGGATGGCGGAATCGGGGCGCATTTTGCACCATCTGCGCAACAACATTGAGCAGAAGCGGAACACCATTTTGCTGGTTGGTTTTCAGGCGGAACACACACTAGGGCGTAAACTGGAAAACCATGAATCGCCCGTGAGCATCTTTGGCGAAAAGTTTGATGTTCGTGCGGAGATCGTTCGCATCAGCGGCTTTTCGGCACACGCTGGACGGACGGATTTGTTAAATTGGGCAGGGGCGATCAAGAAGAAGCCCCGCCGAACCTTCCTTGTGCATGGCGAAGAAAAGCCGCTGCTTTCACTGAAACAAGGCTTGACGGCAGAGGTGGGTTTGGAACACATTGATCTGCCGACCTTTGGGCAAAGTTTCACGCTGTAA
- a CDS encoding D-tyrosyl-tRNA(Tyr) deacylase has translation MKTVIQRVRRAAVRVDDQVVGAVDGGLLILLGIGQGDTEAEAKWLAERIAVLRIFPDEDDKFNRSLLDTGGGALVVSQFTLFGDAAGGRRPSFIKAAPPAIAAPLCDRFVEYLRGMGVRHVETGIFGAKMIVELANDGPVTILLDRDPRP, from the coding sequence ATGAAAACAGTTATTCAACGGGTGCGGCGTGCCGCCGTGCGTGTCGATGATCAGGTTGTGGGTGCAGTGGACGGCGGACTCCTCATTTTGCTCGGGATTGGGCAGGGCGATACCGAGGCAGAGGCAAAATGGCTGGCAGAGCGCATCGCTGTTCTGCGCATTTTTCCCGATGAGGACGATAAATTTAACCGATCCCTTCTCGATACAGGCGGCGGAGCGCTGGTCGTCTCTCAATTTACACTCTTTGGCGATGCTGCTGGCGGACGCCGCCCTAGCTTTATCAAAGCCGCTCCCCCTGCTATTGCCGCGCCGCTGTGTGATCGCTTTGTAGAGTACCTGCGCGGCATGGGTGTTCGCCATGTGGAAACCGGCATTTTTGGCGCAAAGATGATCGTGGAGTTAGCCAACGATGGTCCTGTCACGATTCTGCTGGATCGTGACCCACGCCCGTAG